ATCCTGAAAAAAGCGGTAAAGATAACCCGAATCCAAAGGTCAAAAAGCCGCTCAAACTCGTCAGGCTGACTTGCGGCAAACCGGATTGCGTACAAACCTTCCCCGGTAACCCTGTCGGTAATAATACGAACCAACTTCATAAAAATCAACCTATAAGTTTATTTTTTGAATTTTATTGAGCAACTGCAACCTGATGTTGCGGAGGTCGCTAGAAATTTCAATGCAGTGCCAGCGGCCAAATTCGCACTTATCATGCACGTCACACTTTTAGATTAAATACCGAGCGCCTTCGTCACCTCGGCTTTCAGTTGCGGATAGGAAAGGGCTCCGGCAGTTCGCCATTTCAGCTCTCCCCGGTGAAAGAGCATGAGCGCAGGAATGCTCTGTACCTGGTATCGGGATGCTGCTTCGGGCTGTTTATCGACGTTCACCTTCACCACCGTAAGCCTGCCTTTGAATTCTGCGGCAAGCTGTTTGACCACTGGAGCAACGCTTCTGCAGGGTCCGCACCACTCTGCCCAGAAATCGACAAAGACGGGAAGAGGACTTGACTGAATGAGATCATGGAGTGACTGTGCCATAATGAAATTTTTTGATTGATGATACCGCGGTCAAGAACGTAAAGATTTTATCACTCCTTTACCAACCCTGATTCCTCTTCTTTCCGTTCTCCCTGCACAAGCTCCGCTGACCAGGTTATGTTGCACCCCGACGCTCTCAGCATGGCGGCAACGCTGCAGTACTTCTCCATCGAAAGGCGCACGGCTTTTTCACATTCGGCAGGGGTGCAACCTGGACTTTCAAGGGTGTAGAGTATCTGGATTGCGGTAAAAACCTTGGGGTGCTCTTCAGCCCTTTGAGCCGTTACCTCTGCCTTGAGGAGGAGCGGCTCTCTTCTCATCTTTTTCAGAATGCTGATGATATCCATCATGGAGCAGGCGCCAAGCGCTTCAAGGACGGTATCCATTGGTGAAGCTGCAGAGCCGGTGCCTGAAAACTCGGGAGAGGTGTCAAAAAGGGTTTGATGGCCTTTGCCATCTATGCCGGAGAGCGGCATTTTTTCATTGAACGTGACAGTTACATGCATATCTGTTTAGAGAATAAAATTAGCCGAATAACGAGCTTGTTCTGCCTTTGAGTGGCAGCAGTGCCACTAATGCTTTCGAAACATGAAACTTATAGAGAGCGGCCCCGGTTAGAGCAGAACAAAAAGGAAAATAATCAGAAAAAAGTAACTTACGCTCCCCCCGAAATGAGGCTGAAGCGCCTCGGCAGAGCGGTAAATTATCTGACCAATCTATGAATGATCTTTTAAGGAAGCCAAGGAAGGTCTACGTTTCACGGAAAATCGAGTTTAATGCCGCTCACCGTCTTTTCAATCCGCTCTTTACGGAGCAGGAGAACCTTGAGCTTTATGGAAAATGCAGCAATACATTCGGCCACGGGCACAATTATCTGCTTGACGTGACCATTTCGGGCATTGCAAACCAGGAGACGGGTTTTCTCTTCGATTTGAAAGAGCTTAAAATAATCCTTGAGGAGGAGATCATTGCCCGGTTCGACCACAAACACCTGAACCATGACGTACCGGAACTGCAGGAGTGCGTTCCTACTACCGAAGTGCTCGCGGTGCTGATATGGGATATTCTTGAAAAACGACTGCACAACATCAATAACCGGGAGCTTTCGCTCCATGAAGTGACTATCTATGAAACAGGAAAAAATGCCGTCCGCTATCTCGGAGAGTAACCCCCTTCCTTCAGGCAGGAGGAGCTGCTACGATGATGACGACTGCATGGCGGAACATGTACAAAACGACCCCATGATTATCAACGGGATCTCCAGTGCGGTCTCTGCCATGCTTGAAGGAATCGGAGAGGACCCTCAACGGGAAGGGTTGCTGAAAACACCTGAACGGGTTGCGAAATCGCTTCGCTTTCTGACCAAAGGGTATCGTGAGGATCCTGAAGAGCTTTTGAAAAAGGCGGTTTTTACCGAGGCCTATGATGAAATGGTGCTGGTGCGGGATATCGACCTCTTTTCAATGTGCGAACACCATATGCTCCCCTTTTTCGGCAAGGCGCATGTTGCCTATATTCCAGACGGTAAAATTGTGGGGCTTTCAAAGCTTGCCCGGGTGGTTGAAGTCTTTGCTCGCCGACTCCAGGTACAGGAACGGCTTACCCAGCAGATCCGGGATGCCATTCAGAATGTGCTGAACCCGAAAGGTGTGGCGGTTGTCATTGAGGCAAAGCATCTCTGCATGGTGATGCGTGGCGTTGAAAAAATCAATTCTGTCACCACAACCTCTGCCATGTCGGGTCAATTCATTACTTCACAGTCTACCAGAAGTGAGTTTCTGCGTCTGATCAAGCCGTAGCTCTCCCTTCTCTCTTCCCCCATCGCTCCCGGAATCAAACCTCCGGGACGATGAGAACAGAATGTTCAGGCTACTCCTCCGCCAACCATCCTTCTACAATTTCCCGCCCCGCCTCTACCGCTTCAGGCAGCAGGAGAGCAACTTCAGGACTTAATTCCATGGAGAGTTCAAGCTCTTTGGGAGGAACGCCAATCAGCACAAGCTCATGGGGCATTTTGCCGCGCAGCCGGGCCAGTCCGAGCAATTCGCTGAATCCCATCTGATGCGAGGACATTTTGCGATGAATAAAAGCGGGTAGTTCATCATTGCGATAGACATAGACCCGGCGCTCATAGTCGAGGGGAATGAGTGCGTCAAAAACAATGACGGCATCGCACGACTCGATGTAGTCGAGCAGGTAGATTCCCTGGGTTCCGCCATCGATACAGTTCACCCGTTCAGGAAAATCCGATGATTCACGAAAACGGTTGAGAGCTGCAACTCCGAAACCCTCATCGCCATGGAGCACGTTGCCAAGGCCGATAATATTGATACGATTGTACTTCACAGCAAAATTGATTGGTTGAGCATGATAACAAAAAGCCCACTGCGGGAAGGTTAAACCTCTGCAATGGGCTTTAGACAGAACAAAAACAGATAACGCAATACTTTCCACTCAAACAGGTTCTTCTTCAACCTTGTGCTTGAAACCGGTAATGATTGAAGAGGTAACGCTGGTACGATCGACCACATCGTGACGGATAACCGCATAAAGGTGCATGATGACATAAATCGGCAACATCCATGCCCCAAGATGGT
The DNA window shown above is from Pelodictyon phaeoclathratiforme BU-1 and carries:
- the trxA gene encoding thioredoxin, coding for MAQSLHDLIQSSPLPVFVDFWAEWCGPCRSVAPVVKQLAAEFKGRLTVVKVNVDKQPEAASRYQVQSIPALMLFHRGELKWRTAGALSYPQLKAEVTKALGI
- a CDS encoding 6-carboxytetrahydropterin synthase: MNDLLRKPRKVYVSRKIEFNAAHRLFNPLFTEQENLELYGKCSNTFGHGHNYLLDVTISGIANQETGFLFDLKELKIILEEEIIARFDHKHLNHDVPELQECVPTTEVLAVLIWDILEKRLHNINNRELSLHEVTIYETGKNAVRYLGE
- a CDS encoding HyaD/HybD family hydrogenase maturation endopeptidase, translated to MKYNRINIIGLGNVLHGDEGFGVAALNRFRESSDFPERVNCIDGGTQGIYLLDYIESCDAVIVFDALIPLDYERRVYVYRNDELPAFIHRKMSSHQMGFSELLGLARLRGKMPHELVLIGVPPKELELSMELSPEVALLLPEAVEAGREIVEGWLAEE
- the folE gene encoding GTP cyclohydrolase I FolE, with product MKQEKMPSAISESNPLPSGRRSCYDDDDCMAEHVQNDPMIINGISSAVSAMLEGIGEDPQREGLLKTPERVAKSLRFLTKGYREDPEELLKKAVFTEAYDEMVLVRDIDLFSMCEHHMLPFFGKAHVAYIPDGKIVGLSKLARVVEVFARRLQVQERLTQQIRDAIQNVLNPKGVAVVIEAKHLCMVMRGVEKINSVTTTSAMSGQFITSQSTRSEFLRLIKP
- a CDS encoding OsmC family protein — protein: MHVTVTFNEKMPLSGIDGKGHQTLFDTSPEFSGTGSAASPMDTVLEALGACSMMDIISILKKMRREPLLLKAEVTAQRAEEHPKVFTAIQILYTLESPGCTPAECEKAVRLSMEKYCSVAAMLRASGCNITWSAELVQGERKEEESGLVKE